In the genome of Drosophila kikkawai strain 14028-0561.14 chromosome 2R, DkikHiC1v2, whole genome shotgun sequence, the window CTGCTGCAGTACATGTACACGGGCGAGACGACGGTTACCAAGAGCCAGGAACCGGAGATCCTGCGCACAGCCAAGGAGCTGCAGGTCAAGGGGCTCTACGACAACCTGATGAAGTTCAATCACGCCAGCTCcagtgccacgcccacctcGAGCTCAACAGCGGGAGGTAAACCTCTAAATGGAGGCAGCCACAGCCACTCCTCGTCCGTGATCTCCACATCCACCCACATTTCGCCCAGCGCCGCCATCTCGAGCAGCTGctcgccaccaccaccaccgccgccccAGTATGGCGGCTATCAGCCCGCCTACAGTCACCACTATCCACCCCAGTCGCTGCCGGCGGACCGCAGCCAAGGTCCTACCGGTTCGGAGCCCCCACTGACACCCACTCATGTGACAGCGCCGCCAACGTCGGGACCATCGTCGGAGACGGGAGCTGGAGGCCAATGGCCCATGACCCcgtccgctgccgctgccatgTTGAACTCCGTTTACGAATCCGCCGCCGATATGAATCCCCTCAAGCGCAAGAAGCTGTCAGCCATCTCGAGCATGCTGCTCAGCGGCAATCGCGACACACCGATTCTGCGCAATGTCCTGGCCCAAGCTAACCCCGCCGACTCTTCGCAACCTGGCCCTTTGGTCCTGAATGGTGAGAAGACCCCCACGCATCCGCACCAGAATCCCCAGCACTCGACGGCCGGTGGAGTGGGTGTAAGTGGAGGTGGCGGCGAGAGGAACCACAGCTTCAATGGCTCTGACTATGGTGGCGACAAGGAGCCCCTGTCCCCGTACACAGATCGATCATTCGAGGAGGAGACCGGTCAGTCCGGCGGCAAGAAGCCGGAATGGAAGCGCTACAAGCAGTACACGCGGGCGGACATGATGTGCGCCATCCAGGCGGTGCGCGAGGGCATGAGTGCGCTCCAGGCGAGCCGCAAGTACGGCCTACCCAGTCGCACCCTCTACGACAAGGTGCGCAAGCTGAACATCACCACGGGCAGGGGTACCCATCGCACCCCCAAGCGTAGTCCTCCCGGGGCTGAGGCCTCGCAGGGATTCCCTTATTCCGCGgccgcagcagctgcagctgctcacAACTATGGCCATGGACATGTGCATCCCTCGGAGCTGAAACGTGACTCCAAGGGGGATCACGTGCCCGCTCACCATGGCATGCCACCCACCATTCCTCCCTCGGCAGCCGCCCTGCTGGATCATGCCTTCCTGCAGCAGGCTCTGGAGAACCGAGGCGGTGACATGGCCGGCCGGGAAGCTCTCCATGCCATGGCCTTGGCCGCCGCTGCCCATGCAGCGGCCAACCGCATGTCCAGTAGTCCAGCGGACATGGATCAGCGTTCCAATGGCCATGGCATGCGATCACCGAGCCCCGGCCGTCACTATCAGGACCAGGAGGCCATGGACCTGGAGATGGAAAAGCATGAACAGCGCTTGATCAAGCGAGAGCGCGACCAGGACGAGCGGGAAGATGCCGACGATGAGGAGGATCATGAGCAGGAGCATGTGGAGGATCTGTCGCTGGCGAGGAAGGAGCGTCCACCATCGCCCTACTCGCCGCAGCCGCCACAGGTGGAGGGAGCAGGAGCGGCCGGGGTGATCATGCATGCCAGCAGTGCCAATGGCAAGGATCATGAGCATGAACATGAGAGGGAGCGGGAGCGAGAACAGGAGGACTATCCACACTCGCCGCCACCCTTTGCCCTGGGCATGGGCCTCAAGCGGGAACTTATCGAGGGCGAGGAGCCCCAGGCGCGGGCTGACTGATTAACGCTCACCATGGCCTGGCAGTATGCGGCGGACAGCCTCGACTCCCTAGATTAGACCAGGCTCAACCCCTAAACCCCCTTTTAAACCCTTGTTGTGTTACTTCTTTCCTTAACCCTCGGCTCTCGACATAACCAGAGCCGAGCCAGCGTTGGTGAAGCTTTAAACGAAcagagaagagagagagacctCAAGTCCCAGTCGTCGTCAACCACGAAATCAAACCCACACAAAAACCACAACTAAAATTAAGCTAAGATTGTTGTTCAGCATCATCACTTTGtgcctaaaaaaaatattagcaGAGATTAGGATTAGCTAGGACTAGGCATAGAATAGGTCATAGGCTATAGGCTATAGGCACTCGTAGGCCATCATCGTAGGGAAAACCATCAGCTCCCCGCCGATCCAACTGACAAACGTAAGCTAGACCCACACTTATACATGAGACTGAACGGGGATCAGACGGGGCGAGTACAGTCGAAGGAGGATTAGGAGGACTAGGAGGAGCATTAGGACAGAGCAGAAGAGGCTCAGCTACACACAACTTGTACAACTTTGTTAAAATGCCAgtgatttgttttaaaaattattagcaCTAGATTATTTATAATAGAACGAACCGAACGAACGCCTTACGTTTATGATTTTCGATCTTCTTCGAACACTTGAACTACCTCAACTAGCGTATATCCTTGTTATAgaagagtatatatatatatatatatataaatcgtCCTGGGTTGAATTTATAAGACTGACACCGCGactcaaaaaaagaaaaacaaaaaaagaaaacgtaCCACGAGCAACAGCACACAAAAACgcattcaaataaaataacaaaatcgGAGAGATCCTTTAGTTAAACCCTAAATAGCCATAAGTTCCATACAAATTGATTAGTTCTAAGCCACCACACAAAACTAGgcttaaaaactaaacactaaatacaaaaaatttaatgattaaggcaaaaaaaaaacatgcgcTGGGGGCAATGCAATAggctctttaattttaaacctaGACTCTTTGCGGTCGAGATAATGTTAATGTTGTTATACCAAGTAACTCTCTGTACATAGAATCATATAGTTCTCTCACCTATATACACCTGCGAACTCTATATTACATAGCGCCtaagtaaatacaaattgtaatgcaatttaaattataaactagagacacaaacacacacgacTTTCATCATGTAAAAGAGCTGCGTGAAGAGCGCTAAATAAAACTGACTGAAGAATCAAATAATttgaatgtttttttattttttatatatttgggaAGACTTAGTCTCTTTGGGGGTTCTccttgaataaaatatattttctacgctccaaaaaatgtattcttaaGAGCGTACAAGAAAAGATTTAACTAACcctaaacaaaattaaatacaataaactCTTACATCCATTTTACCaccttttcatttattttataaaaatacacaTTGTTTCTACTAATTTCCACTAAATACAGCTATCTAAATCTAATTACTAAATCTTAGTAAGCTCCTATCTTTAGTGACAACCCACGCAGTTGGGAGGATTTCGTTCATCAAACTCACAAATACCAATGGCAAAGCGAAAGGGTTTGTGATCTGGCAATGGCTTCGGTCGCAAAGACGGCACCTTGACCCTGGGTATATACAACTCTTGCTCCTTGTATGCCCTAGTTAGCCGTAGATCCTGTTCGTTGAGATGAGACTCCACCACGGAACTATTGGTGATGGTTAGAGAGCTATCAATGCGGATTTTTGGCTCATCGTTGGGACTGTGACCGCAGCGCTTGCAATGGGCCAGCAGCTTCGCCTCGCTGAGGAACTCCAGGCGACAGAAATTGCAATGGTAATTAATGCCCTTGTTGTGGAGCAGAAAGTGGCGGTCCAGTTGGTGCTGGAATTCGAATTCATCGCGGCATTTGTGGCAGATGTAGAGGCCGCGGTTCTGGCGATGCATATGATAGTCCAGGAAGACCCTGCAAAAGATGTGGAAATAGAGAATTCCATAGGAAACCCTAGATGCTGCTCTACTTACTTGCTGGTGAAGACATCCCCGCACTTGTGGCAGTAAAACCAGCTCATCTTCCAGTGCTCAAGGTAGTCGTGCTTCATCAGAGCCACCAAGCTGTCCGTCTGATAGCCGCAGGCGGGCATGAAGCAGGTGAAGGCGTTTAGTCGCACCTGGGTTATCAGCAAATCCAGCAGGTAAAGGTCTGTAAAGGagatatagaaaaataaagagcTGGTAAGGATTAGCTTGGGCAAGCCTGGAGCCATCACCCTACCGTACTCCTTGTCGGTGGTCATGTGCGTCTCCCCCAATCCGTATTCATCGTACATCATCATCGATAGATTCATGgcactgttgctgttgcttctaCTGTGATTTACAATCCAATCTCCGGTGAAATTCATGCGGCGTGTGTACATGGCATTCTccatatcttcatcatctccaTCCTCCTCTTCATCATTGCCAttctcatcctcctcctgatCGTACTTGTCCCAGAAAACAGAGCAGCCGCGGGACTGAGAACGTGTCCTGGAGGGCAGGGCAGCCTGACCgctctcctcctccagctgcagGATTCCCAGAGCCTGTAAAGATCAGCAAGTCAAGGTATTGCAGCTGAAAGTCAAGTTTTTAAGCACCCACCTCTCTCTTGGCCTGGCAAATGGTATGATGCAGCTCCCACTCGTACTTGGTGTCGAACTCCGCCTCGCACAAATCGCAGGGAAAGCGCTGGAGGTGCTTAGCGCGCTCGTGCTGTCGTTGACTAACCAGGGATTCGAACTCTGCGTCACAATGGCGACAATAGAAGATGCGCAAGGAACGCCTCACCCTGGGCGGAGTGTCGTCttcctcatcatcatcgatCCCCGCCTCATTGCGCACCCGGCACTTGGCACGCGGTGGCCGAGGCTGTGGCCTTCGCTTGCAGCAACGTCGCACGTGTTGGGCATAGAAATCTCGCCGAAAGTAGGTTCGTCCGCATTCCGGACACTCCAGCCGCGTGCGCCACTTCCAACCTTCAGCGGCTGCATTATGTTTCTCTCCTCCGGAATCCCCTACCGATTCGGTGGGCTGGGCGAGGTAAACCTCCAGCACGGAGCAGGAGGAGCGTGAGCTGCGTGCACTTGGCATCACGGCAGTGTTTTCCTGAGTGGTGGACACCTCGGCATCCGCGATGGGTGGACTTAGCATCTGTGTGGTGGTCGTCACGGTGGTTGTTCCACCGCCAGAGCGCTGCAGCCGTTGCATGCGCTGCATGAGGGAGCGCGTTACCTCCGAGTGCATATTCAGCTTGCAGACGCAGTCCACGCAAATGGCCCGCAAGGTGGAACGGATTACATCGGCCTGGAGGGAAGTGAAAATCGGAGATTAGCTAAAGCAATAGTAAAAAGTCTGGGAGTCTCACATGAATCTTCCAGTCCCGGCTCAGACGCCGGTGCATCTCATGGTTGGAGCGTAGATCCAAGAGAGCCGCCGTTTGCACTGCCCCACAAATGGTGCAATGAGATTCGTTGGCTTCGGCCTCTCGCTCGGAACCCGCCGATGCTGCCGGCGGCTGCTCCTCCTGACCAAGGCAACTGCCATTTGCTTCACTGCTGCTGCAAGCATCACGCATTCTGATTGGAAATGTGTGCCTTCAATCTCAA includes:
- the rib gene encoding protein bric-a-brac 1; this translates as MGGPTAPGSTVASSGGGGGGEVGQTYCLRWNNHQTNLVQILHALHEVGSYVDCTLVVDDEQFQAHRVVLAANSPYFQHILRDVPQDHCSIILPGVKGFEIAALLQYMYTGETTVTKSQEPEILRTAKELQVKGLYDNLMKFNHASSSATPTSSSTAGGKPLNGGSHSHSSSVISTSTHISPSAAISSSCSPPPPPPPQYGGYQPAYSHHYPPQSLPADRSQGPTGSEPPLTPTHVTAPPTSGPSSETGAGGQWPMTPSAAAAMLNSVYESAADMNPLKRKKLSAISSMLLSGNRDTPILRNVLAQANPADSSQPGPLVLNGEKTPTHPHQNPQHSTAGGVGVSGGGGERNHSFNGSDYGGDKEPLSPYTDRSFEEETGQSGGKKPEWKRYKQYTRADMMCAIQAVREGMSALQASRKYGLPSRTLYDKVRKLNITTGRGTHRTPKRSPPGAEASQGFPYSAAAAAAAAHNYGHGHVHPSELKRDSKGDHVPAHHGMPPTIPPSAAALLDHAFLQQALENRGGDMAGREALHAMALAAAAHAAANRMSSSPADMDQRSNGHGMRSPSPGRHYQDQEAMDLEMEKHEQRLIKRERDQDEREDADDEEDHEQEHVEDLSLARKERPPSPYSPQPPQVEGAGAAGVIMHASSANGKDHEHEHEREREREQEDYPHSPPPFALGMGLKRELIEGEEPQARAD
- the LOC108082540 gene encoding zinc finger protein 33A, which codes for MRDACSSSEANGSCLGQEEQPPAASAGSEREAEANESHCTICGAVQTAALLDLRSNHEMHRRLSRDWKIHADVIRSTLRAICVDCVCKLNMHSEVTRSLMQRMQRLQRSGGGTTTVTTTTQMLSPPIADAEVSTTQENTAVMPSARSSRSSCSVLEVYLAQPTESVGDSGGEKHNAAAEGWKWRTRLECPECGRTYFRRDFYAQHVRRCCKRRPQPRPPRAKCRVRNEAGIDDDEEDDTPPRVRRSLRIFYCRHCDAEFESLVSQRQHERAKHLQRFPCDLCEAEFDTKYEWELHHTICQAKREALGILQLEEESGQAALPSRTRSQSRGCSVFWDKYDQEEDENGNDEEEDGDDEDMENAMYTRRMNFTGDWIVNHSRSNSNSAMNLSMMMYDEYGLGETHMTTDKEYDLYLLDLLITQVRLNAFTCFMPACGYQTDSLVALMKHDYLEHWKMSWFYCHKCGDVFTSKVFLDYHMHRQNRGLYICHKCRDEFEFQHQLDRHFLLHNKGINYHCNFCRLEFLSEAKLLAHCKRCGHSPNDEPKIRIDSSLTITNSSVVESHLNEQDLRLTRAYKEQELYIPRVKVPSLRPKPLPDHKPFRFAIGICEFDERNPPNCVGCH